From a region of the Limisphaera ngatamarikiensis genome:
- a CDS encoding alpha-N-arabinofuranosidase, with the protein MIYGHFAEHLGRCIYEGIWVGEDSPIPNTRGIRNDVVEALRRIKVPVLRWPGGCFADEYHWKDGVGPRHERPARINTHWGGVIENNHFGTHEFFDLCEQLGAEPYVAVNVGSGTVQEMMEWIEYITSDSRSAMAEWRRKNGRQAPWRLPYVGIGNESWGCGGNMTPEYYSDLYRQFSTFVKNFSGNRIYKIACGANGADYRWTEVVMQRAGRHLDGISLHHYTIPTGDWGRKGSATRFGEDQYHGALRRALEMETLVRRHGEIMDRYDPQKRVGLIVDEWGIWTDVEPGTNPGFLYQQNSMRDALIAGLTLNIFNRHCDRVRMANIAQMVNVLQAMILTDGEKMILTPTYHVFEMYTVHHDATLLPTDLTCADYTFQGQSIPGLSVSASRNREGVIHVSLCNLHPEQPAELQAELQGARVNRIQGRLLTADSVQAHNTFDRPDRVRPVAFDGAQPTERGFRVTLPPRSVVVLALQ; encoded by the coding sequence ATGATTTACGGCCATTTCGCCGAGCATCTGGGCCGGTGCATTTATGAGGGCATCTGGGTGGGCGAGGACAGTCCCATCCCCAACACGCGCGGCATTCGCAACGACGTGGTGGAGGCGCTGCGTCGGATCAAGGTGCCCGTGCTGCGCTGGCCCGGCGGTTGTTTTGCCGATGAATATCATTGGAAGGACGGCGTCGGGCCGCGCCATGAGCGGCCCGCCCGCATCAACACCCACTGGGGAGGCGTCATCGAAAACAATCACTTCGGGACCCATGAATTCTTCGACCTGTGTGAACAGCTCGGGGCCGAGCCGTACGTCGCCGTGAATGTCGGCAGCGGCACGGTGCAGGAGATGATGGAATGGATCGAGTACATCACCAGCGATTCCCGGTCCGCCATGGCCGAGTGGCGTCGGAAAAACGGTCGCCAGGCGCCCTGGCGGCTGCCCTATGTGGGCATTGGCAACGAAAGCTGGGGTTGCGGCGGTAACATGACGCCGGAGTACTACAGCGACCTGTACCGCCAGTTCAGCACCTTCGTGAAGAACTTCAGCGGCAACCGGATTTACAAGATCGCCTGCGGCGCCAACGGGGCCGACTACCGTTGGACCGAGGTGGTGATGCAGCGGGCGGGCCGCCACTTGGACGGCATTTCGCTGCACCATTACACCATCCCCACGGGCGACTGGGGCCGCAAGGGATCGGCCACCCGGTTTGGCGAGGACCAATACCATGGCGCCCTCCGCAGGGCCCTGGAAATGGAAACGCTGGTCCGCCGCCATGGCGAGATCATGGACCGATACGATCCCCAGAAGCGGGTTGGTCTGATCGTGGACGAGTGGGGCATCTGGACCGACGTGGAGCCGGGTACAAACCCCGGATTCCTGTACCAGCAGAACTCCATGAGGGACGCCCTGATTGCCGGCCTGACCCTCAACATCTTCAATCGGCACTGTGATCGCGTGCGGATGGCGAACATTGCCCAGATGGTTAACGTCCTGCAGGCCATGATCCTGACCGACGGGGAAAAAATGATCCTGACGCCCACCTATCACGTGTTCGAGATGTACACGGTGCACCACGACGCCACCCTACTGCCCACGGATTTGACGTGTGCCGACTACACGTTCCAGGGCCAGAGCATCCCCGGCCTGAGCGTGTCGGCCTCGCGCAATCGCGAGGGGGTGATCCACGTCAGTCTGTGCAACCTGCATCCGGAGCAACCGGCCGAACTGCAGGCGGAACTGCAGGGTGCCCGGGTCAACCGGATCCAGGGCCGGCTGCTGACGGCCGACAGTGTCCAGGCGCACAACACGTTTGACCGGCCTGATCGGGTGCGGCCGGTGGCGTTTGACGGGGCGCAACCCACGGAGCGAGGCTTCCGCGTGACGTTGCCGCCGCGGTCGGTCGTGGTTCTGGCCCTGCAATGA
- a CDS encoding L-ribulose-5-phosphate 4-epimerase, translated as MTLKALKQAVWEANLRLVREGLVIETWGNASAVDREKGLVVIKPSGVPYDRMKPDDMVVVRLDTGETVEGRLRPSSDTPTHLVLYRAFAGIGGVVHTHSLYATAWAQACRPIPCYGTTQADYWFGEVPCTRAMKPAEIRTDYEANTGHVIVETYRGLDPLEHPAVLVASHGPFTWGRDVHEAVHNAVVLEFVARLASETLRVNPRVRPVGRPLLEKHFLRKHGPNAYYGQK; from the coding sequence ATGACACTCAAAGCGCTCAAGCAGGCGGTTTGGGAGGCCAATCTGCGATTGGTTCGCGAAGGCCTGGTGATCGAGACCTGGGGCAACGCCAGTGCGGTGGACCGCGAAAAGGGCCTGGTGGTGATCAAACCCTCGGGCGTGCCCTATGACCGGATGAAACCGGACGACATGGTTGTGGTCCGGCTGGACACGGGTGAGACCGTGGAGGGCAGGCTGCGGCCCAGCTCGGATACCCCCACCCACCTGGTGCTGTACCGGGCATTTGCCGGGATTGGGGGCGTGGTTCACACCCACAGTCTGTATGCCACGGCCTGGGCCCAGGCGTGCCGGCCCATCCCCTGCTACGGCACCACCCAGGCCGACTACTGGTTCGGCGAGGTCCCCTGCACCCGTGCCATGAAACCGGCCGAGATCCGGACGGATTACGAGGCCAACACGGGCCACGTCATTGTGGAAACCTATCGCGGGCTCGATCCCCTGGAACATCCGGCCGTGCTCGTGGCCAGCCATGGTCCCTTCACGTGGGGTCGGGACGTGCACGAGGCGGTGCACAACGCCGTGGTGCTGGAGTTTGTGGCGCGACTGGCCAGCGAAACCTTGCGGGTCAACCCGCGGGTGCGTCCCGTGGGGCGGCCCCTGTTGGAGAAACATTTCCTTCGCAAGCACGGTCCCAACGCGTATTACGGTCAGAAATGA
- a CDS encoding aldose epimerase family protein: MKAKVLIVGSALVTSLCFWSGCATGPSARASITRAPFGVTRDGQPVEVFTLRNANGVEARIINYGGTVLSLKVPDRNGQFGDVVLGFDTLAEYEQKSPYFGCLIGRYGNRIAGGRFTLNGVTYQLATNDGPNHLHGGIKGFDKRVWKVERAEVTPQGPQLVLSYLSPDGEEGYPGNLHVTATYTLTKDNGLRLDYRATTDKDTIVNLTQHSYFNLAGHGDILGHVVYLNADRFTPVDATLIPTGELRPVEGTPFDFRKPTAIGARIQQDDEQLRYGRGYDHNWVINKKPGELALHARVVEPTTGRVLEVLSTEPGLQFYSGNFLDGTLKGKYGQVYAHRSGFCMEPQHFPDSPNKPHFPSVVLKPGQEYRNTIIYRFSVQK; this comes from the coding sequence ATGAAAGCGAAAGTCCTGATCGTTGGTTCGGCACTGGTGACCAGCCTGTGCTTCTGGAGCGGATGCGCCACCGGTCCGTCCGCGCGCGCCTCCATCACGCGGGCACCTTTTGGCGTCACGCGGGATGGGCAGCCGGTTGAGGTGTTCACCCTGCGCAACGCCAACGGGGTGGAGGCCCGGATCATCAACTACGGCGGCACCGTGCTGTCGTTGAAGGTGCCCGACCGGAACGGCCAGTTTGGCGACGTCGTACTCGGCTTCGACACCCTGGCCGAGTACGAGCAAAAGTCGCCCTACTTCGGCTGTCTGATCGGCCGTTACGGCAACCGGATTGCCGGGGGCCGGTTCACGCTCAACGGCGTGACCTATCAACTGGCGACCAATGACGGGCCGAACCATCTCCACGGCGGCATCAAGGGCTTCGACAAACGGGTATGGAAGGTCGAACGTGCCGAGGTCACGCCGCAGGGGCCGCAACTGGTGTTGAGCTACCTCAGCCCGGACGGCGAGGAGGGTTACCCGGGCAACCTGCACGTCACGGCCACCTACACGCTCACGAAAGACAACGGCCTGCGACTGGATTACCGGGCCACCACCGACAAGGACACCATCGTGAACCTGACCCAGCACTCCTACTTCAACCTCGCCGGTCACGGCGACATCCTGGGCCACGTGGTGTATCTGAACGCCGACCGGTTTACGCCCGTGGACGCCACCCTGATTCCCACGGGCGAATTGCGACCCGTCGAGGGAACACCTTTTGATTTCCGGAAACCGACCGCCATCGGGGCGCGCATCCAACAGGATGACGAGCAGTTGCGGTACGGGCGCGGTTACGATCACAACTGGGTGATCAACAAGAAGCCCGGCGAACTGGCGCTGCACGCCCGCGTGGTCGAACCGACCACCGGGCGGGTGCTGGAAGTGCTCTCCACCGAGCCCGGACTGCAGTTCTACTCGGGCAATTTCCTGGATGGCACCCTGAAGGGCAAATACGGCCAGGTCTATGCGCATCGGAGCGGTTTCTGCATGGAGCCGCAGCACTTTCCGGATTCGCCCAATAAACCCCATTTCCCCTCCGTGGTCCTGAAGCCGGGCCAGGAATACCGGAACACGATCATCTACCGGTTCTCGGTTCAGAAATAG
- a CDS encoding NCS2 family permease — MKAQLDRWFEISARGSTVRRELWAGLTTFMTMAYIIVVQPAVLSGRMFGQPTGMDFGAVMAATCLASALATALMALYGRYPIAQAPGMGQNVFFVFSVLPVAAAAGLGEPWRVALGAVFWSGVLFLVLSLAGLRELIFNALSPSLKHGLTAGIGLFIAFIGLQNAGLIEKDPGTAVRLTHRLLSPDVVVFVTGFWLTAVLTARAVPGAVLWGMA; from the coding sequence ATGAAGGCACAACTCGATCGCTGGTTCGAAATCAGTGCCCGCGGATCCACGGTTCGACGCGAGCTGTGGGCCGGGCTGACCACCTTCATGACCATGGCCTACATCATCGTCGTACAACCGGCGGTGTTGTCGGGCCGAATGTTTGGTCAACCCACGGGGATGGACTTTGGGGCGGTGATGGCCGCCACGTGCCTTGCCTCTGCACTGGCCACCGCTCTGATGGCCCTGTACGGTCGTTATCCCATTGCGCAGGCGCCGGGCATGGGTCAGAACGTGTTTTTTGTGTTCAGCGTGTTGCCCGTGGCCGCGGCCGCCGGTTTGGGGGAACCGTGGCGGGTGGCTCTGGGTGCCGTGTTTTGGTCCGGGGTCCTGTTCCTGGTGCTGTCGCTGGCAGGCCTGCGCGAACTGATTTTCAACGCCCTGAGTCCAAGCTTGAAACATGGCCTGACGGCCGGAATCGGATTGTTCATTGCCTTCATCGGGCTGCAAAACGCCGGGCTGATCGAGAAGGACCCCGGCACCGCCGTCCGGCTCACCCACCGGCTGCTGTCGCCGGATGTGGTGGTGTTTGTAACCGGGTTTTGGTTGACCGCCGTGCTCACGGCGCGGGCCGTGCCGGGGGCGGTCCTGTGGGGAATGGCGG
- a CDS encoding NCS2 family permease, with protein PAAWREAPAVAESLLSTRFQPPTALVAPPPSLAPTFLQLDWRAALSPAMVPLIAVLLFMFVFDAIGTLIAVCEQAGLMQGDRLPRARQAMISDAVGTVVGSLLGTSTVTSYVESAAGVAQGGRTGLVGLVVAALFLAALVFEPLVATIGNYPPITAPALVYVGVLMLRQVTRIAWDDPTESIPAFLMVVGIPLSFSIADGLALGLVTHPVLKLLSRRVREVGVTGYVLAVLLLLYLALLRSRLG; from the coding sequence TGCCCGCCGCGTGGCGTGAGGCACCCGCCGTGGCGGAGTCGCTCCTCAGCACACGATTTCAACCGCCCACGGCGTTGGTGGCTCCCCCGCCCTCGCTGGCCCCCACGTTCCTGCAACTCGACTGGAGGGCGGCGTTGTCCCCGGCCATGGTGCCGTTGATCGCGGTGTTGTTGTTCATGTTTGTATTCGATGCCATCGGCACGTTGATCGCGGTCTGCGAGCAGGCGGGGCTGATGCAGGGCGACCGCCTGCCCCGTGCACGGCAGGCGATGATCTCGGATGCGGTGGGAACGGTGGTGGGATCGCTGTTGGGCACCAGCACCGTGACCAGTTACGTGGAGAGCGCGGCCGGCGTGGCGCAGGGGGGTCGGACCGGCCTGGTGGGTCTTGTGGTGGCGGCGTTGTTCCTGGCTGCACTGGTGTTTGAGCCGCTCGTGGCCACCATCGGCAACTACCCGCCGATCACCGCGCCGGCCCTTGTGTACGTGGGGGTACTGATGCTCCGACAGGTGACACGCATTGCGTGGGACGATCCCACCGAATCCATCCCCGCCTTTTTGATGGTCGTGGGGATCCCGCTGAGTTTCTCCATCGCCGACGGGTTGGCGTTGGGCCTGGTGACGCATCCCGTACTGAAGCTGTTGAGTCGGCGGGTGCGCGAGGTTGGCGTCACCGGTTACGTGCTGGCGGTATTGCTTCTGCTGTATCTGGCCCTGTTGAGGAGCCGCCTGGGCTGA